Genomic window (Cellulosilyticum lentocellum DSM 5427):
TTTAATATTCCTTCCAGATTTTTAGCCGATGTATCAGTTAGTTCTGTTCTAATAGAAATAAACATATTAGAAGTTAACTCCTTATTAAAGGACATATCTAATACAATACTTTTCTCTAATGATTCTCTCTCACTCTTCTCCAATCTCTCAGGATCTACAAAGTCTACCATAGCAGTATTGTCCTCTAACTGAGGTATTCTCGATAAAAGTGAAATGACTTCTTTTGCACAGGTTTCTCCTAGTCTATCTCTTGTATTAAACTTGCCTTGTACATAACTCTCATACCCATCATACTGTATTGTCCCTTTTCTATACTCTATTGTGAAATGAGTATCTATGCTAGTTTTCGAACTCACATTGACCATATAGTTATTAAATTTGAAATTATAACGAGCCTTTCCGACTTCCAAATCTAACTTTGGGTATTTCTCAGCTACATACGCTTCAACCTTATGAGTGGCAAAAGCTGCTGAGATAGGATTACCAAGTAAATCATTAGCACCCCATAGAACTATTCCCATAAGAGAAATCCCTAATACTCCTGCAATAAATCTTTTTATCCATGGCATCGTCTGCTTAGACTCCTTTCCAAAAACATATCCAAATAAAGCACCAATAGCCGTACCTATTCCCACTAAAATCGTATAAATAATACTTAGAAACAGAGGCATGATAAATAATTCTGGCATACGGCCTAACCATTCTATGTCCTCTAAAAGGCTTTGAATGATAATACCTAGATAAGATAATGTAAAGATTCCTACTGGTACCCAATAGTATTTCTTTCTTAGTAAGACACATCCTGCTATCCCTATACATGGCATAATAAGTACGTTATAAAACATACCTTGAGAGTTAGATAAGTAAATGCCTAATAACCCACCTATAATTAATATAATAAGCCCTATGGAAATGATCTTACTTTTTATATTACTAATAACCTTTCGGTCATCTACTTTATACTCCCTATCTATCTCTTCACTACTAAATAATGCTTTGCAGCTTTCACAGTTTTCTATATGCTTAGCAACTAACATCTCACT
Coding sequences:
- a CDS encoding YfjL-like protein; translated protein: MKKIEDVEINCNVCLDLMPLVKDKVASDDSEMLVAKHIENCESCKALFSSEEIDREYKVDDRKVISNIKSKIISIGLIILIIGGLLGIYLSNSQGMFYNVLIMPCIGIAGCVLLRKKYYWVPVGIFTLSYLGIIIQSLLEDIEWLGRMPELFIMPLFLSIIYTILVGIGTAIGALFGYVFGKESKQTMPWIKRFIAGVLGISLMGIVLWGANDLLGNPISAAFATHKVEAYVAEKYPKLDLEVGKARYNFKFNNYMVNVSSKTSIDTHFTIEYRKGTIQYDGYESYVQGKFNTRDRLGETCAKEVISLLSRIPQLEDNTAMVDFVDPERLEKSERESLEKSIVLDMSFNKELTSNMFISIRTELTDTSAKNLEGILKESYVILKEEGYEFKSYGLFSETKEMLVMIDNVTPEDIVNGQLLKALEEAEQNENSEMPSGMSIVIRKREQ